The proteins below come from a single Mus musculus strain C57BL/6J chromosome 5, GRCm38.p6 C57BL/6J genomic window:
- the Gm52782 gene encoding cuticle collagen 1-like has protein sequence MTAQQAESCIPGEGARPVRRGHSPGRVRGSSLPRLHLRGPARAGDRGAALTNGRRPKCQRRTLPHTKSAPRSTRPPLPPCHPAPRPAPHKDLLGPPGAAGTKAAARRPGTGAAPASGPNMAARPPPR, from the exons atgacagctcagcag GCTGAGAGCTGCATCCCAGGCGAGGGAGCGCGCCCTGTGAGGCGCGGCCACAGCCCCGGGCGGGTCCGCGGGTCCAGCCTGCCTCGTCTCCACCTGCGAGGCCCGGCAAGGGCCGGCGACCGCGGCGCCGCGCTGACCAACGGCCGGCGTCCCAAGTGTCAACGCCGGACGCTTCCGCACACAAAAAGCGCCCCTCGGTCCACCCGGCCGCCCCTCCCACCGTGCCACCCGGCCCCGCGCCCTGCGCCGCACAAAGACTTGCTCGGCCCGCCGGGCGCCGCGGGAACAAAGGCGGCCGCCCGCCGGCCGGGCACAGGTGCAGCCCCGGCCAGCGGGCCCAACATGGCCGCGCGCCCGCCGCCCCGTTAG